One stretch of Gopherus flavomarginatus isolate rGopFla2 chromosome 2, rGopFla2.mat.asm, whole genome shotgun sequence DNA includes these proteins:
- the TRIL gene encoding TLR4 interactor with leucine rich repeats yields the protein MEAPRRLGLMLLLPGVVCGCFSLLLLLPPVESMCPEPCDCQLQQHLLCTNRGLRAVPKTADPQGILTYSLGGNFIANISAFDFHRLAGLQRLDLQYNRIRWLHPKAFERLVLLEELYLGNNRLVVLAPGTLRPLAKLRILYVNANEIGRLSTASFAGLGSLVKLRLDGNALASLSEATFSGLPNLLYLHLESNHIRWLSRGAFAGLAKLRFLDLSGNQQSSLRHPETFGPLRSLSTLLLSSNSLQQLGGGLFQHLPSLAKLSLSSNRLTQLAPDAFAGLGALKELRLDGNLLSHLPATLLEPLRSLETLDLSRNMLAALHPTAFGPLPKLRELSLRDNALAVLPGELFTSSLALQRLELDGNAWSCDCRLRGLKHWLGTRHSQGRLLTVFVQCRLPPTLAGKYLDYLQDAQLLPPDGSDCHSGTSPSPSLPPATGQWPREQQWQLILAPERLGGNSSHRPAQGGPGSLPSASTMRLLGAQEGLAPAQGSRRAEPTPTASLLDLLGSSRPPPPLAGPAWPRRARKHHLAPSVAGAPLVSDACDFNKLFLCNLSVEAVGTSSVTVRWWVRPHRSPRLLGPVRFRLLFDRFGATVKFQRFIYLAERSETAATLRELRPDTPYLVCVEGVLGGRVCPVAPRDHCVGLVTLPDGGAAGGPDQQLLTLVLLAVNALLLFVALAAWVSRLVRRKMQGRRQAAPVHVRQMYSTRRPLRSMGTGVSADFSGFQSHRPPRSAVACALSETDLIEFPCERFADSSSARRGEDHLLQQRFAD from the coding sequence ATGGAGGCGCCTCGCAGGCTCGGCTTGATGCTGCTGCTGCCGGGGGTGGTTTGTggctgcttctccctcctcttgctgcttccccccgtGGAGTCCATGTGCCCGGAGCCATGCGactgccagctgcagcagcacctcctgTGCACCAACCGGGGGCTGCGGGCCGTGCCCAAAACCGCCGACCCCCAGGGCATCCTGACCTACAGCCTGGGGGGCAACTTCATCGCCAACATCTCTGCCTTTGACTTCCACCGCCTGGCGGGGCTGCAGCGCCTGGACCTGCAGTACAACCGCATCCGCTGGCTGCACCCCAAGGCCTTTGAGCGCCTGGTGCTGCTGGAGGAGCTCTACCTGGGCAACAACCGGCTGGTGGTACTGGCGCCGGGCACCCTCCGCCCGCTGGCCAAGCTGCGCATCCTCTACGTGAATGCTAATGAGATCGGCCGCCTGAGCACTGCCTCCTTCGCCGGCCTGGGCAGCCTGGTGAAGCTGCGGCTGGACGGCAATGCACTGGCCTCGCTGAGCGAAGCCACTTTCTCAGGGCTGCCCAACCTACTCTACTTGCACCTGGAGTCCAACCACATCCGCTGGCTGAGCCGTGGCGCCTTTGCTGGCCTGGCCAAACTGCGCTTCCTTGACTTGTCTGGGAACCAGCAGAGTTCGCTGCGTCACCCAGAGACCTTTGGGCCACTGCGCTCGCTCAGCACACTGCTCCTGTCCAGCaacagcctgcagcagctgggtggGGGCCTCTTTCAGCAcctgcccagcctggccaagCTCTCACTCAGCAGCAACCGGCTAACACAGCTGGCACCAGATGCctttgctgggctgggggcactgaAGGAGTTGCGACTAGATGGGAACCTGCTGAGCCACCTGCCTGCCACCTTGCTGGAGCCGCTGCGCAGCCTGGAAACACTGGACCTGAGCCGCAACATGCTGGCTGCCTTGCACCCTACTGCTTTCGGACCCCTGCCCAAGCTGCGGGAGCTCAGCCTGCGCGACAATGCGCTGGCTGTGCTGCCGGGGGAACTCTTCACCTCTAGCCTGGCTCTTCAACGCTTGGAGCTGGACGGCAATGCCTGGAGCTGTGACTGCCGCCTGCGAGGCCTGAAGCACTGGCTGGGCACACGGCACTCACAGGGCCGGCTGCTCACTGTCTTTGTGCAGTGCCGCCTGCCACCCACTCTGGCTGGCAAGTACCTCGACTACCTTCAGGATGCACAGCTACTGCCACCTGATGGCTCCGACTGCCACAGCGGGacctccccatctccctccctgccacCTGCAACAGGGCAGTGGCCCAGGGAGCAACAGTGGCAGCTGATTCTGGCCCCTGAGAGGCTTGGGGGAAACAGCAGCCACAGACCGGCCCAAGGGGGACCCGGATCCCTGCCCTCTGCCTCCACTATGCGCCTGCTGGGTGCTCAGGAGGGGCTTGCTCCAGCCCAAGGCAGCAGGAGAGCCGAGCCCACCCCTACGGCCTCCCTACTTGACCTGCTGGGCAGCTCCAGGCCACCCCCGCCTCTGGCTGGCCCTGCGTGGCCTCGGCGAGCGAGGAAGCACCACCTAGCCCCCTCTGTGGCTGGGGCCCCGCTGGTATCCGACGCCTGCGACTTCAACAAGCTCTTCCTGTGCAACCTGTCAGTAGAGGCGGTGGGCACTAGCTCAGTGACGGTGCGCTGGTGGGTGCGGCCTCACCGCAGTCCCCGCCTGCTGGGGCCTGTGCGCTTCAGGCTCCTCTTCGACCGCTTTGGGGCCACTGTCAAGTTCCAGCGCTTCATCTACCTGGCGGAGCGGAGCGAGACAGCTGCCACCCTGCGGGAGCTGCGCCCTGACACTCCTTACCTGGTCTGTGTGGAGGGAGTGCTGGGCGGCCGCGTCTGCCCGGTGGCGCCCCGGGACCACTGTGTGGGGCTGGTCACCCTGCCCGACGGGGGCGCAGCTGGCGGCCCAGACCAGCAGCTCCTCACACTGGTGTTGCTGGCAGTGAATGCGCTGCTGCTCTTCGTGGCCCTGGCAGCCTGGGTATCCCGCCTGGTGCGGAGGAAAATGCAGGGGCGGCGGCAGGCAGCACCGGTGCACGTGCGACAGATGTACTCAACCCGCCGGCCACTCCGCTCCATGGGCACTGGCGTCTCTGCTGATTTTTCTGGCTTCCAGTCCCACCGTCCGCCCCGCAGCGCCGTCGCTTGTGCCCTCAGCGAGACTGACCTCATCGAGTTCCCATGCGAGCGCTTCGCCGACAGCAGCAGTGCCCGCCGCGGGGAGGACCACCTACTGCAGCAGCGATTTGCTGACTAG